A genomic window from Salmo salar chromosome ssa23, Ssal_v3.1, whole genome shotgun sequence includes:
- the LOC106583918 gene encoding ras-related protein R-Ras yields MSAEEERFKLVVVGGGGVGKSALTIQFIQSYFVSDYDPTIEDSYTKICTVDGKETRLDILDTAGQEEFGAMREQYMRSGEGFLLVFALNDTGSYNEIHKFHTQILRVKDRDDFPMVLVGNKADLDQSRVISREEAQGFARENRIHYMEASAKNRYNVDEAFLEVVRAIRKFQETESPPLPANHTGKRKSSGCPCTLL; encoded by the exons ATGTCTGCTGAGGAGGAGAGATTCAAACTGGTCGTCGTGGGCGGGGGCGGTGTGGGGAAAAGCGCCTTGACCATACAATTCATTCAG TCGTACTTTGTATCGGATTATGACCCAACCATCGAGGACTCCTACACCAAAATATGCACAGTGGATGGGAAAGAGACAAGATTAGACA tcttgGACACAGCAGGTCAAGAGGAGTTTGGGGCAATGAGGGAGCAGTACATGCGCTCAGGAGAAGGCTTCTTGCTGGTGTTCGCTCTGAATGACACTGGCAG TTACAATGAGATCCACAAGTTCCACACCCAGATACTGAGAGTGAAGGACCGGGATGACTTCCCCATGGTGCTGGTGGGGAACAAGGCTGACCTGGACCAGTCGAGAGTG aTCTCCAGAGAGGAGGCCCAGGGCTTTGCCAGAGAGAACAGGATCCATTACATGGAGGCCTCGGCTAAGAACCGCTACAACGTAGACGAAGCCTTCCTGGAAGTGGTGCGAGCTATAAG AAAGTTTCAGGAGACTGAGAGTCCCCCTCTACCTGCAAACCACACAGGAAAACGGAAGAGCAGTGGCTGCCCCTGCACCCTCCTTTAA